A genome region from Jeongeupia sp. HS-3 includes the following:
- a CDS encoding FimV family protein: protein MIAFLLALPALGVQAASLGDLQVRSALGERFEGVVPVRLNAGENLGTGCFRLISDSASGEMSALVNARLRYQGEGGRGELLILGTEPLQEPVLQLVVRLQCRDDEQPQFQRSYNVLIDPRDYSAAPTVAKRSASARDARRYPPLGSSWRAVDGDTVARLARHYFPADRAARARFVDALYQLNPDLPQGLDAPLPEDARLALPARSDAVVTPRPVVPVQLAAATQLPAIAPVTDTLSVSVPEPLAPVPALPQSPAGGEFKLQLSAPVLDLGRESELSPEERLKLRERLLVLTSDDQTSQLMALKYQVAQLEKQLTAVRQGDPSMRASEATPRRSSDSGGGVSPWWLLTLLVIPLGFLAWRWRNRQQDYGDAFSLAHPRDSGGQTLMRPITAPQPERVRTSLGATTLMQNIGQIANEFHNDEVDVVLPGNVSEEAQLLIDHGLIQQAINLLNHEIEQHPTALALWMKLFDVYRQNDMKQPFQERAVAFRLQFASDALWQQVQAIGQRVDAENPLYRSLDDSIDHQLDLDAAAAPIVATEATDAMDAFDFAAAMHHGAGLAPPASVAVVEELPRVDDDDVPTLPSIDELDFQLGPLSELQAPMTPPINPRPVRSSAAQYQVDPADFVSNDPQLQQVARYLAQGDLDTAYRALEQALLHGNNMEQRLTAMKWLDKLAPVRGR from the coding sequence TTGATCGCGTTTTTGCTGGCCTTGCCGGCGCTGGGCGTGCAGGCCGCCTCTTTGGGCGATTTGCAGGTGCGCTCGGCGCTGGGTGAGCGGTTTGAAGGTGTCGTTCCGGTTCGTCTGAACGCGGGCGAGAACCTGGGGACGGGCTGTTTCCGGCTGATTTCGGATTCCGCATCGGGCGAAATGAGCGCGTTGGTGAATGCGCGTCTGCGTTATCAGGGCGAGGGTGGCCGCGGCGAGTTGCTGATCCTCGGTACCGAGCCCTTGCAGGAGCCGGTATTGCAATTGGTCGTGCGTCTGCAATGCCGTGACGACGAGCAACCACAATTTCAGCGCAGCTATAACGTACTGATCGACCCACGCGATTATTCTGCTGCGCCGACCGTTGCGAAGCGATCCGCGAGTGCGCGCGACGCCCGGCGTTATCCGCCGCTCGGCAGCAGCTGGCGTGCGGTCGATGGCGACACCGTTGCGCGTCTGGCCCGGCATTATTTTCCGGCCGATCGTGCCGCGCGGGCACGATTTGTCGACGCGCTTTATCAGCTCAACCCGGATTTACCGCAGGGGCTCGATGCGCCTCTGCCCGAGGATGCCCGGCTGGCCTTGCCGGCACGTAGCGATGCCGTCGTTACGCCCAGACCGGTTGTGCCTGTCCAGCTGGCTGCCGCAACGCAGTTGCCGGCGATCGCGCCGGTCACCGATACGCTGAGTGTTTCGGTGCCGGAACCGCTGGCGCCAGTGCCTGCCTTGCCGCAGTCACCGGCCGGGGGCGAGTTCAAATTGCAGCTTTCGGCGCCGGTGCTTGATCTTGGGCGCGAATCCGAGCTGTCTCCGGAGGAGCGCCTGAAGCTGCGTGAGCGCTTGCTGGTACTGACGTCGGACGATCAGACCTCGCAGCTGATGGCGCTCAAATATCAGGTGGCGCAGCTGGAGAAGCAACTGACCGCGGTACGCCAGGGCGACCCGTCCATGCGGGCCAGCGAGGCCACGCCGCGCCGCAGCAGCGATAGCGGTGGCGGTGTCTCGCCGTGGTGGTTGCTGACGTTGTTGGTGATTCCTCTGGGCTTCCTGGCCTGGCGCTGGCGCAATCGCCAGCAGGACTACGGCGATGCGTTTTCACTGGCGCACCCGCGCGATAGCGGTGGCCAGACCTTGATGCGCCCGATAACGGCGCCACAGCCCGAGCGAGTCCGTACCTCGTTGGGGGCGACGACGCTGATGCAGAATATCGGCCAGATCGCCAACGAGTTTCATAACGACGAAGTCGATGTGGTGTTGCCGGGCAATGTGTCCGAAGAAGCGCAACTGCTGATCGATCATGGGCTGATCCAGCAGGCGATCAATCTGCTTAACCACGAAATAGAGCAACATCCGACGGCGCTGGCCTTGTGGATGAAGCTGTTCGATGTCTATCGCCAGAACGATATGAAGCAGCCTTTTCAGGAAAGGGCGGTTGCATTCCGGCTGCAATTTGCCAGTGATGCACTGTGGCAGCAGGTGCAGGCGATCGGTCAGCGTGTCGATGCCGAAAATCCGCTGTACCGCTCGCTGGATGACAGCATTGATCACCAGCTTGATCTGGATGCGGCGGCCGCGCCGATCGTTGCGACCGAGGCGACCGATGCAATGGACGCATTCGATTTTGCCGCGGCGATGCATCATGGCGCAGGTCTGGCGCCGCCGGCGTCGGTCGCTGTCGTTGAAGAACTGCCGCGGGTCGATGATGACGATGTGCCGACCTTGCCGTCGATCGACGAACTCGATTTCCAGCTGGGGCCTTTGTCCGAGCTGCAAGCGCCAATGACCCCGCCGATCAACCCGCGGCCGGTGCGATCCAGCGCCGCGCAGTATCAGGTCGATCCGGCTGATTTCGTCAGTAACGATCCGCAGTTGCAGCAAGTGGCGCGCTATCTGGCGCAAGGCGATCTGGATACGGCCTATCGCGCGCTGGAACAGGCGCTACTGCATGGCAACAATATGGAGCAG
- a CDS encoding PilT/PilU family type 4a pilus ATPase has protein sequence MEKEQSAKFMHDLLRHMRTKDASDLFITADFPPAMKIDGRVTPVSNQMLSAQHTKELARAIMNDRQAEEFEGSKECNFAISPGNLGRFRVNAFMQQGRVGMVLRTINSEIPKLEELGLPSVLKDIAMTKRGLVIFVGGTGSGKSTSLAAMIGHRNETAYDHIITIEDPIEYVHEHKRSIITQREVGVDTDSWMAALKNTLRQAPDVILIGEIRDRETMDYAIAFAETGHLCMATLHANSANQALDRIINFFPEERKAQLLMDLSLNLKAFVSQRLVPHRAGKGRVAAVEVMLNSPLISELVFKGDVHEIKEIMKRSRELGMQTFDQSLFDLHEAGKISYEDALRNADSVNDLRLQIKLNGSDAKQKDVLSGFDHLDIV, from the coding sequence ATGGAGAAAGAACAGTCCGCGAAATTCATGCATGACTTGCTGCGGCACATGCGAACCAAGGATGCGTCCGATCTTTTCATTACCGCCGATTTTCCGCCGGCGATGAAGATCGATGGCCGGGTCACGCCGGTGTCGAACCAGATGCTCTCGGCCCAGCACACCAAGGAGCTGGCGCGCGCGATCATGAATGATCGGCAGGCCGAGGAGTTCGAAGGCAGCAAGGAGTGCAATTTCGCCATCAGCCCGGGCAACCTGGGGCGTTTTCGCGTCAATGCCTTCATGCAGCAAGGCCGTGTCGGCATGGTGCTGCGGACGATCAATTCCGAAATCCCCAAACTCGAAGAGCTGGGCCTGCCGTCGGTATTGAAAGACATCGCCATGACCAAGCGCGGGCTGGTGATCTTTGTCGGCGGTACCGGCAGCGGCAAGTCGACCTCGCTGGCGGCAATGATCGGGCATCGCAACGAGACGGCCTACGATCACATCATCACGATTGAAGACCCGATCGAGTATGTGCACGAGCACAAGCGCTCGATCATCACCCAGCGCGAAGTCGGCGTGGATACCGATTCATGGATGGCTGCGCTGAAGAATACGTTGCGCCAGGCGCCGGACGTGATCCTGATCGGCGAAATCCGCGATCGTGAAACCATGGACTACGCGATCGCCTTCGCCGAAACCGGCCATCTGTGCATGGCGACGCTGCATGCCAACTCGGCCAATCAGGCGTTGGATCGGATCATCAACTTTTTCCCGGAAGAACGTAAGGCACAGTTGCTGATGGATTTGTCGCTGAATCTCAAGGCTTTCGTGTCGCAGCGTCTGGTGCCGCATCGTGCGGGCAAGGGCCGTGTGGCTGCGGTTGAGGTGATGCTCAACAGCCCGCTGATTTCCGAGCTGGTGTTCAAGGGCGACGTGCACGAGATCAAGGAAATCATGAAGCGCTCGCGCGAGCTCGGCATGCAGACCTTCGACCAGAGCCTGTTCGATCTCCATGAGGCGGGCAAAATCAGTTACGAGGATGCACTGCGCAATGCCGATTCGGTCAATGACCTGCGCTTGCAGATCAAGCTCAACGGGAGTGACGCGAAGCAGAAAGACGTGCTGAGCGGATTCGACCACCTGGATATCGTTTGA
- a CDS encoding DUF167 domain-containing protein, with protein MNWFELGAGTVLLRLHVQPGAKRTEVVGLHGEALKLRLAAPPIDGKANARLIAWLADEFAVPQRQVTLKSGASSRQKVLVIQDSDRDPASLLDATPSRG; from the coding sequence ATGAACTGGTTCGAGCTTGGCGCCGGAACCGTGCTGCTGCGGCTGCATGTACAACCCGGCGCCAAGCGCACCGAAGTCGTTGGTCTGCACGGCGAGGCGCTCAAACTGCGCCTGGCCGCCCCGCCGATCGACGGCAAGGCCAATGCCCGCCTGATTGCCTGGCTGGCCGATGAATTCGCGGTGCCGCAGCGACAGGTCACACTCAAATCCGGCGCATCATCACGACAGAAAGTGCTCGTGATCCAAGACAGTGATCGCGACCCCGCCAGCCTGCTGGATGCCACGCCCAGCCGAGGATGA
- a CDS encoding YggS family pyridoxal phosphate-dependent enzyme, whose product MFEAWQDVLRRIDEEVVSIQRPRGSVTLLAVSKTFPADAVRTLYNHGQRAFGENYVQEFADKRAQLVDLADLEWHFIGPLQSNKTRSIAEGADWVHTIDRLKIAERLSAQRPDARGELQVCIQVNVSGEASKSGVAPADTIALADALVKLPRLKLRGLMCIPEPTEDRARLAAQFAELRSLQQALKARGHALDTLSMGMSADLETAIREGSTMVRVGSAIFGRRDAKH is encoded by the coding sequence ATGTTTGAAGCGTGGCAAGACGTGCTCCGGCGCATCGACGAAGAGGTTGTAAGCATCCAACGCCCGCGTGGTTCGGTCACACTGCTCGCGGTGAGCAAAACCTTTCCGGCCGACGCGGTTCGCACGCTCTATAACCATGGCCAGCGCGCCTTTGGCGAGAACTACGTGCAGGAGTTCGCCGACAAACGCGCGCAACTCGTCGATCTCGCCGATCTGGAGTGGCATTTCATCGGGCCACTGCAAAGCAACAAGACACGCAGCATCGCCGAAGGCGCCGATTGGGTCCATACCATAGACCGGCTCAAAATTGCCGAGCGTCTCTCGGCACAAAGACCGGATGCGCGAGGCGAACTCCAGGTCTGCATTCAGGTCAATGTGTCGGGCGAGGCCAGCAAATCCGGCGTGGCACCGGCCGATACCATCGCGCTGGCCGATGCACTGGTGAAATTGCCGCGGCTGAAACTGCGGGGGCTGATGTGTATCCCCGAGCCGACCGAAGACCGGGCGCGCTTGGCTGCGCAGTTTGCCGAGCTCCGGAGCTTGCAACAGGCGCTGAAGGCACGCGGTCACGCGCTGGATACGCTGTCGATGGGCATGTCGGCCGATCTGGAAACCGCCATTCGCGAAGGATCAACCATGGTTCGGGTCGGCAGCGCCATTTTTGGCCGCCGCGACGCGAAGCATTGA
- a CDS encoding TlpA disulfide reductase family protein — protein sequence MTLRPALFALASLTFIALTPLAHAGGGFFDAELKDLNGKPQKLTTLRGTPLVVNYWATWCSPCREEIPEFVALSKKYAGKVRFVGIAIDDAKAVSDFVKQYKVGYPTLVGEADAMALMKTEGNTIGALPYTVIYDSQGKRVSTTTGRLSGDKLEAMLKKLR from the coding sequence ATGACGCTACGCCCCGCCCTGTTCGCTCTGGCTTCGCTGACTTTCATCGCATTGACGCCGCTCGCGCACGCCGGCGGCGGTTTTTTCGACGCCGAGCTCAAAGACCTGAACGGCAAGCCGCAAAAGCTGACCACACTGCGCGGCACCCCGCTGGTGGTCAACTACTGGGCCACGTGGTGCTCGCCGTGCCGTGAAGAAATTCCGGAGTTTGTCGCCCTGTCGAAAAAATACGCCGGCAAGGTACGTTTTGTCGGCATTGCCATTGACGACGCCAAGGCGGTGAGCGATTTCGTCAAGCAATACAAGGTTGGCTATCCCACACTGGTGGGCGAAGCCGATGCGATGGCATTGATGAAGACAGAGGGCAATACCATCGGCGCGCTGCCCTACACGGTGATCTACGACAGTCAGGGCAAGCGGGTCTCGACGACGACCGGCCGTCTCAGCGGCGACAAGCTTGAGGCGATGCTGAAAAAGCTGCGCTAA
- a CDS encoding type IV pilus twitching motility protein PilT: MEISELLAFAVKNKASDLHLSSGLPPMIRVHGDVRRINLPPMDHKDVHDMIYDIMNDGQRKVYEDTLECDFSFEIPNLARFRVNAFVQQRGAGAVFRTIPSKVLTLEELNAPKIFTEIAQNPRGLVLVTGPTGSGKSTTLAAILNYVNENEYGHILTVEDPIEFVHQSKKCLINQREVGPHTMSFSAALRSALREDPDVILIGEMRDLETIRLALTAAETGHLVFGTLHTSTAAKTIDRIVDVFPAAEKEMVRSMLSESLRAVISQTLLKTKDGQGRVAAHEIMIGIPAIRNLIRENKIAQMYSSIQTGQQYGMQTLDQCLQGLVQRNIVSMAEARTKAASPDHFKG, from the coding sequence ATGGAAATTTCTGAACTCTTGGCCTTTGCCGTCAAGAACAAGGCATCCGACTTGCACCTGTCGTCCGGCCTGCCGCCGATGATTCGCGTGCATGGCGACGTGCGGCGCATCAACCTGCCGCCGATGGATCACAAAGATGTTCATGACATGATCTATGACATCATGAACGACGGTCAGCGCAAGGTCTATGAAGACACGCTCGAGTGCGATTTCTCGTTCGAGATCCCCAATCTGGCGCGTTTCCGGGTCAACGCCTTCGTGCAGCAGCGCGGTGCCGGTGCGGTCTTCCGGACCATTCCGTCCAAGGTGCTGACGCTCGAAGAGCTTAACGCACCGAAGATCTTTACCGAAATCGCCCAGAACCCGCGCGGCCTGGTGCTGGTGACCGGGCCGACCGGCTCGGGCAAGTCGACGACGCTGGCGGCGATTCTCAATTACGTCAACGAGAACGAATACGGCCATATCCTGACCGTTGAAGATCCGATCGAGTTCGTACACCAATCGAAAAAGTGCCTGATCAACCAGCGTGAAGTCGGCCCGCATACGATGAGCTTTTCCGCTGCGCTGCGCAGTGCATTGCGGGAAGATCCGGATGTCATCCTCATCGGCGAAATGCGTGATCTGGAAACGATCCGGCTGGCGCTGACCGCGGCTGAAACCGGCCACCTGGTCTTCGGTACGCTGCACACCAGTACCGCGGCCAAGACCATCGACCGGATTGTCGATGTGTTTCCGGCTGCCGAAAAGGAGATGGTCCGGTCGATGCTGTCCGAGTCGCTGCGCGCGGTGATTTCGCAGACGCTGCTGAAAACCAAGGACGGCCAGGGCCGGGTGGCGGCGCACGAAATCATGATCGGCATTCCGGCGATTCGTAACCTGATCCGCGAGAACAAGATCGCGCAGATGTATTCGTCGATTCAGACCGGCCAGCAGTACGGTATGCAGACGCTGGATCAATGTCTGCAGGGTCTGGTTCAGCGTAATATCGTGTCGATGGCCGAAGCACGAACCAAGGCCGCCAGCCCGGATCACTTCAAGGGCTGA
- the dsbD gene encoding protein-disulfide reductase DsbD, protein MLRLLLLAGTLLAMLTSFARAETPSLLSPDQAFRAQLVVTADGSYAVHFNVEPGYYLYRDRFAFTSEPATPLQPVFPKGELKDDPSFGRVEVFKHNVTVTLQGKPPAGTAIKARFQGCADVGVCYPPQTVLLRPGENRDGGVDALFGASSDSSGGGTSGGSAGWGDAGYFSGSKITTIALFFIAGVGLALTACMYPLLPILSSIVLGPGSSGRGRALWLSAVYVQGLALTYTLVGVAAALTGTLLTVWLQQPWVIGAFALFFVAMATAMFGGYQLQLPGSWQSRLSHLASRLPGGHTGPVFVMGALSALIVGPCVAPPLAAALAYLGQRGDVVLGGGALYALALGIGTPLLIVGAAGSAVLPRLSGKTMQRMKMVFGVVMLGMAIWIARPLWQSWLPGEHAIAFEPVRSVAELQDKVAAARGKPVIVDFYADWCISCIEFERETLSDPRVQTALDGFVRLRADVTQNTAADAALLKHFGLYGPPALLFYNAEGQLLRQRVIGFQNADAFLATLNTVQGTP, encoded by the coding sequence ATGTTACGCCTCTTGCTATTGGCCGGCACCCTGCTGGCAATGCTCACCTCCTTCGCCCGTGCCGAGACGCCGTCGCTGCTGTCGCCGGATCAGGCGTTTCGCGCGCAGCTGGTGGTCACCGCCGACGGCAGCTATGCCGTGCACTTCAACGTCGAACCCGGTTACTACCTTTACCGCGACCGCTTCGCCTTCACGTCCGAGCCGGCCACGCCACTCCAGCCGGTCTTCCCCAAGGGCGAACTCAAGGACGATCCGAGCTTCGGCCGGGTCGAGGTATTCAAACACAACGTCACGGTGACGCTGCAGGGCAAGCCACCGGCCGGGACGGCGATCAAGGCACGCTTTCAGGGCTGCGCCGACGTCGGCGTCTGTTACCCGCCGCAAACCGTGTTGCTACGGCCCGGCGAAAATCGTGACGGCGGTGTCGATGCGCTGTTCGGCGCCAGCAGCGATAGCTCCGGAGGCGGTACATCCGGAGGGTCGGCCGGATGGGGCGACGCCGGCTACTTCAGCGGCAGCAAGATCACCACCATCGCGCTGTTTTTCATTGCCGGCGTCGGCCTGGCGCTCACCGCGTGCATGTACCCGCTACTGCCCATCCTTTCCAGCATCGTGCTCGGGCCGGGGAGTTCGGGACGCGGGCGGGCGCTGTGGCTATCGGCGGTTTATGTTCAGGGGCTGGCACTGACCTATACGCTGGTCGGCGTTGCGGCGGCGCTAACCGGTACGCTGTTGACGGTCTGGCTGCAGCAACCGTGGGTCATCGGCGCCTTTGCGTTGTTCTTCGTCGCCATGGCGACGGCGATGTTCGGCGGCTATCAGCTACAACTGCCGGGCAGCTGGCAAAGCCGGCTCAGCCATCTGGCCAGCCGCCTGCCCGGTGGCCACACTGGCCCGGTTTTTGTCATGGGCGCGCTGTCGGCGCTGATCGTCGGCCCTTGCGTTGCACCGCCACTCGCCGCCGCGCTCGCCTATCTCGGCCAGCGGGGTGATGTCGTACTGGGCGGAGGCGCGCTGTATGCGCTGGCGCTCGGCATCGGCACACCGCTGCTGATCGTCGGCGCAGCCGGTAGCGCCGTGCTGCCGCGCCTGTCCGGCAAAACCATGCAGCGGATGAAAATGGTCTTCGGCGTCGTGATGCTCGGCATGGCGATCTGGATTGCCCGCCCACTGTGGCAAAGCTGGCTGCCGGGCGAGCATGCCATTGCGTTCGAGCCGGTGCGCAGCGTTGCCGAGCTGCAGGACAAAGTGGCCGCCGCGCGTGGCAAACCGGTGATCGTCGATTTTTATGCCGACTGGTGCATCAGCTGTATCGAGTTCGAACGGGAAACCCTGTCCGATCCACGCGTCCAGACGGCGCTCGACGGCTTCGTGCGACTACGCGCCGATGTCACCCAGAACACCGCAGCAGATGCAGCATTACTGAAGCATTTCGGTCTGTACGGCCCGCCGGCGCTGCTTTTCTATAATGCGGAAGGCCAATTGTTACGCCAACGCGTGATCGGCTTCCAGAATGCTGACGCTTTCCTCGCCACGCTGAACACCGTTCAAGGAACACCATGA
- a CDS encoding helix-turn-helix transcriptional regulator produces the protein MSDEHIQQASRAMKAMSHPLRLKILCVLGENEVSVQDIVDAVGTTQSNISQHLALMREKGVLRTRKDANRVFYRVGDIRTLELVELLRDVFCGFSK, from the coding sequence ATGAGCGACGAGCATATCCAGCAAGCGTCGCGTGCCATGAAGGCGATGTCACATCCTCTGCGCCTGAAGATTCTCTGCGTGCTCGGCGAAAATGAAGTCAGCGTGCAAGACATCGTCGATGCGGTGGGAACAACGCAGTCGAATATTTCGCAGCATCTGGCACTGATGCGCGAAAAGGGCGTGCTGCGCACCCGCAAGGACGCCAACCGCGTGTTTTATCGCGTCGGCGACATCCGCACGCTCGAGCTGGTCGAGCTGCTGCGTGATGTGTTCTGCGGCTTCTCCAAATAA
- a CDS encoding YggT family protein, translating into MLTNTLAFLIRNLAEFFILLLLTRFFLQAARVSFSHPLGQFVLVLTSWAVLPVRRWIKPVRGYDTASLLLAWLTALLMHGLLLAITPWPFVFGTLTTALALALVAVVELVKLSLYLLFAAVIGQALMSWIAPHNPLMPILNGLTSPFLKPLRRIIPPIGGVDITPLILILAIQLLLSVFVAQMEPAILQHVSVAA; encoded by the coding sequence ATGCTGACCAATACGCTCGCCTTCCTGATCCGCAATCTGGCGGAATTCTTCATCCTCTTGCTGCTGACACGTTTTTTCCTGCAAGCCGCCCGGGTTTCGTTCTCGCATCCACTGGGCCAGTTTGTACTCGTGTTGACGAGCTGGGCCGTGCTGCCGGTGCGCCGCTGGATCAAACCGGTCCGCGGCTACGACACCGCCAGCCTGCTGCTGGCATGGTTGACCGCGCTGCTGATGCACGGCCTGCTACTGGCGATCACGCCGTGGCCTTTCGTCTTCGGCACGCTGACCACTGCGCTGGCGCTGGCGCTGGTTGCCGTGGTCGAGCTCGTCAAGCTGTCCTTGTATCTCTTGTTTGCCGCGGTCATCGGCCAGGCACTGATGTCGTGGATTGCACCGCATAACCCCTTGATGCCGATCCTGAACGGGCTGACCAGCCCGTTCCTGAAGCCGCTGCGCCGGATCATTCCGCCGATCGGCGGTGTCGACATCACCCCGCTGATCCTGATTCTGGCGATCCAGCTGCTGTTGTCGGTATTCGTCGCCCAGATGGAGCCGGCGATTCTGCAGCACGTCAGCGTCGCCGCCTGA
- the proC gene encoding pyrroline-5-carboxylate reductase has translation MRITFIGGGNMATAMIGGMVARGFAGSEVHVVEPDADKRAQMAAEFGVTTSAPDEALPGSDAVVFAIKPQQFHAVATALAPQLGDALVVSIAAGIRCDAISRWLGGTERIVRVMPNTPALVQAGIAGAYAAQAAGEADRALATRILESTGEMVWVDHEADLDGITAISGSGPAYVFFFIESLQAAAQAQGFDAETARRLAYQTFAGAVKLAQQSDDDVATLRQKVTSKGGTTERAINALEDSQVRNAIIAAAAAAAARSKALGDELGHDSE, from the coding sequence ATGCGAATTACCTTTATCGGCGGTGGCAATATGGCGACCGCAATGATAGGCGGCATGGTTGCGCGCGGCTTTGCCGGCAGCGAAGTACACGTGGTCGAACCCGACGCCGACAAGCGCGCGCAGATGGCGGCCGAGTTCGGCGTCACCACCTCGGCGCCGGATGAAGCGCTGCCGGGCAGCGACGCTGTCGTGTTCGCGATCAAGCCGCAGCAGTTCCATGCCGTTGCCACCGCACTGGCGCCGCAACTGGGCGATGCACTGGTGGTCTCGATTGCCGCTGGCATCCGCTGCGATGCGATCAGCCGCTGGCTGGGGGGGACCGAACGCATTGTCCGGGTCATGCCAAATACACCGGCGCTGGTGCAAGCCGGCATTGCCGGCGCCTATGCCGCCCAAGCCGCCGGCGAAGCCGACCGGGCATTGGCGACACGCATTCTCGAATCAACCGGCGAGATGGTCTGGGTCGACCATGAAGCCGATCTTGACGGTATCACCGCCATTTCGGGCTCCGGCCCGGCCTATGTGTTCTTCTTTATCGAATCGCTGCAAGCGGCCGCACAGGCACAGGGCTTCGATGCCGAGACCGCGCGACGCCTCGCCTATCAGACCTTCGCCGGCGCCGTAAAACTGGCGCAGCAGAGCGATGACGACGTCGCGACCCTGAGGCAGAAGGTCACCAGCAAGGGCGGCACCACCGAGCGGGCGATCAATGCGCTGGAAGACAGCCAGGTGCGCAACGCCATCATCGCCGCAGCCGCTGCCGCTGCCGCCCGTTCAAAAGCGCTCGGCGACGAGCTCGGCCACGATAGCGAATAA
- the cutA gene encoding divalent-cation tolerance protein CutA, whose protein sequence is MNTPDKTATSHSAVVVICNCPDEAVAERLATGLIEARLAACVNRLAPVRSTYRWEGRIETTEEVPLLAKTTLAAYPALQAWLTEQHPYEVPEIIALPLVAGLPAYMAWLAAEVHP, encoded by the coding sequence ATGAATACTCCTGATAAAACGGCCACGTCGCACAGCGCCGTGGTTGTGATCTGTAATTGCCCCGATGAGGCGGTGGCCGAGCGGCTGGCCACGGGCTTGATCGAAGCGCGGTTGGCAGCCTGCGTCAACCGGCTGGCGCCGGTACGCTCGACCTACCGCTGGGAAGGCAGAATCGAAACCACCGAAGAAGTTCCGCTGTTGGCAAAAACCACGCTCGCCGCCTATCCGGCGCTGCAAGCCTGGTTAACCGAACAGCACCCCTACGAGGTGCCGGAAATCATCGCCTTGCCGCTGGTTGCCGGCTTGCCCGCTTATATGGCATGGCTAGCCGCGGAGGTTCATCCTTGA
- a CDS encoding FxsA family protein has product MPYLFLAFIVYPLAEIASLVMMADWIGAGWTFIALIASALIGIGMFRHHRIAVAWSLVSDLKSGRLSPQSLFWVARYYIAAVLFIVPGFIGDIAAVLMLLPWGRRGEAKVPSSAAPDILEGEYRRVDPRANPNHRIDGR; this is encoded by the coding sequence ATGCCTTACCTGTTTCTCGCCTTTATTGTTTATCCGCTGGCCGAGATCGCCTCGCTGGTGATGATGGCCGACTGGATCGGCGCCGGCTGGACGTTTATTGCGCTGATTGCCTCGGCGCTCATCGGCATCGGCATGTTTCGCCATCATCGTATCGCCGTTGCGTGGTCGCTGGTCAGCGATCTGAAAAGTGGCCGCTTGTCACCGCAAAGCCTGTTTTGGGTCGCCCGCTACTATATCGCCGCGGTGCTGTTCATCGTGCCTGGTTTCATTGGCGATATTGCCGCCGTTTTGATGTTGCTGCCTTGGGGACGGCGTGGCGAGGCAAAGGTTCCTTCGTCTGCTGCCCCCGACATCCTCGAAGGCGAATATCGCCGGGTTGATCCGCGCGCCAATCCGAACCACCGGATCGACGGGCGCTGA